The following proteins are co-located in the Rubidibacter lacunae KORDI 51-2 genome:
- the groL gene encoding chaperonin GroEL (60 kDa chaperone family; promotes refolding of misfolded polypeptides especially under stressful conditions; forms two stacked rings of heptamers to form a barrel-shaped 14mer; ends can be capped by GroES; misfolded proteins enter the barrel where they are refolded when GroES binds), whose product MAKQIIYNEEARRALERGIDMLAESVAVTLGPKGRNVVLEKKFGAPQIVNDGVTIAKEVELDDHVENTGVSLIRQAAAKTNDVAGDGTTTATLLAHAMVKEGLRNVAAGANAIALKRGIDLATGFLVGKIGEHAREISDSTSISQVGSISAGNDEEVGRMIAEAMEKVGKEGVISLEEGKSMTTELEVTEGMRFDKGYISPYFVTDAERMEAVFDEPLLLITDKKIALVQDLVPVLEQVSRSGKPLLIVAEDIEKEALATLVVNRLRGVLNVAAVKAPGFGDRRKQMLEDISVLTGGRVITEDAGLKLENASLEMLGKARRVTISKDNTTIVAEGNEQAVKARCDQIRRQIDETDSSYDKEKLQERLAKLAGGVAVIKVGAATETEMKDRKLRLEDAINATKAAVEEGIVPGGGTTLAHLAPQLEEWANSNLKGEESIGAAIVTRALTAPLKRIAENAGQNGAVISERVKEKTFDVGYDAATGEFVNMFEAGIVDPAKVTRSALQNAASIASMVLTTECIVVDLPEKDKAPAPGGGDFDY is encoded by the coding sequence AAATCATTTACAACGAAGAAGCCCGTCGCGCTCTCGAGCGCGGCATCGACATGTTGGCTGAGTCGGTAGCGGTTACCCTCGGTCCGAAGGGACGCAATGTCGTCCTGGAGAAGAAGTTTGGCGCCCCCCAAATCGTGAATGACGGCGTCACAATCGCGAAAGAAGTCGAACTCGACGATCATGTCGAGAACACCGGCGTTTCCTTGATCCGTCAAGCCGCAGCTAAGACCAACGACGTCGCCGGCGACGGCACCACCACAGCAACGCTCCTCGCCCACGCGATGGTGAAAGAGGGGCTGCGCAACGTTGCAGCTGGCGCGAACGCGATCGCACTCAAGCGGGGTATCGACCTGGCAACGGGCTTCCTGGTCGGCAAGATCGGCGAGCACGCCCGTGAAATCAGCGACTCCACCTCGATCTCGCAGGTAGGCTCGATCTCGGCGGGCAACGACGAAGAGGTCGGTCGCATGATCGCCGAGGCGATGGAGAAGGTCGGCAAAGAGGGCGTCATTTCCCTTGAAGAAGGCAAGTCCATGACCACCGAACTGGAGGTCACCGAGGGCATGCGCTTTGACAAGGGTTACATCAGCCCCTACTTCGTCACCGATGCCGAGCGCATGGAAGCCGTCTTCGACGAGCCATTGCTGCTGATTACCGACAAAAAGATTGCCTTGGTCCAAGATCTGGTGCCGGTGCTGGAGCAAGTATCGCGCTCCGGCAAGCCGCTGCTGATCGTGGCCGAGGACATCGAGAAAGAAGCTCTGGCAACCTTGGTGGTCAACCGCCTGCGCGGCGTGCTCAACGTGGCAGCAGTTAAGGCTCCGGGCTTTGGCGATCGCCGCAAACAGATGTTGGAAGACATCTCCGTGCTGACGGGCGGCCGCGTGATTACCGAAGATGCTGGTTTGAAGCTGGAGAATGCCAGCCTCGAAATGCTCGGTAAAGCACGTCGCGTGACGATTTCCAAAGATAACACCACGATTGTCGCCGAGGGCAACGAGCAAGCCGTGAAGGCGCGCTGCGACCAAATTCGCCGCCAGATCGACGAGACCGACTCCAGCTACGACAAAGAGAAGCTGCAGGAGCGCCTGGCCAAACTGGCCGGAGGCGTGGCAGTGATCAAAGTCGGCGCGGCTACCGAGACGGAAATGAAGGATCGCAAGCTGCGTCTGGAAGATGCGATCAACGCGACGAAGGCAGCTGTTGAAGAAGGCATCGTCCCCGGCGGCGGTACCACGCTCGCGCACTTGGCTCCGCAGCTCGAGGAGTGGGCAAACAGCAACCTCAAGGGCGAAGAGTCGATCGGCGCGGCGATCGTAACGCGCGCGTTGACGGCACCCCTGAAGCGCATTGCCGAGAACGCCGGTCAAAACGGCGCGGTGATTTCCGAGCGCGTGAAGGAAAAAACCTTCGACGTCGGCTACGACGCCGCGACGGGCGAGTTCGTCAACATGTTCGAAGCTGGCATCGTCGATCCGGCGAAAGTGACGCGTTCTGCTCTGCAGAATGCAGCGTCAATCGCCAGCATGGTTTTGACCACCGAGTGCATCGTGGTCGACCTGCCCGAGAAGGACAAAGCTCCGGCTCCGGGCGGCGGTGACTTCGACTACTAA